Proteins encoded together in one Micromonospora auratinigra window:
- a CDS encoding MFS transporter, with amino-acid sequence MSQRTALPGGLLALAVGAFGIGLTEFVIMGLLPQVAADFAVTESVAGWLISGYALSVAVGGVALTAAVTRLPRKPVLLGLMVLFIVGNLLSALAGDYATMLAGRIVAALCHGAFFGIGAVVAAGLVAPARRAGAIAMMFAGLTIANVLGVPFGTLLGQHLGWRSTFWAITGIGVLALAGLALLVPGRGPATAAAPGGGLRGELRAFTRAQVWFSLLVTVLGFGGMFGAFTYIAYTLTEVSGFATGTVPWLLVLFGAGLFVGNLAGGRAADVSLSRTLRTVLAVLTVVLVGFALTATSPVATVAALVLMGAFGFATVPPLQMRIMKYAHQAPTLASGANIAAFNLGNALGAWLGGLTISAGLGYTAPIWAGAGLTLLGLVVLLVAERHARRTPVTPAPGRDLVDATA; translated from the coding sequence ATGTCCCAGCGCACCGCCCTCCCCGGCGGCCTGCTCGCCCTCGCCGTCGGCGCCTTCGGGATCGGACTCACCGAGTTCGTGATCATGGGGCTGCTCCCCCAGGTCGCCGCCGACTTCGCGGTCACCGAGTCGGTCGCCGGCTGGCTGATCTCCGGGTACGCGCTCAGCGTCGCCGTCGGCGGCGTGGCCCTCACCGCGGCGGTCACCCGGCTGCCCCGCAAGCCGGTCCTGCTCGGCCTGATGGTGCTCTTCATCGTCGGCAACCTGCTCTCCGCGCTGGCCGGCGACTACGCCACGATGCTGGCCGGCCGGATCGTCGCGGCGCTCTGCCACGGCGCCTTCTTCGGCATCGGCGCGGTGGTGGCGGCCGGGCTGGTGGCCCCGGCGCGCCGCGCCGGGGCGATCGCGATGATGTTCGCCGGGCTGACCATCGCCAACGTGCTCGGCGTGCCGTTCGGCACCCTGCTCGGCCAGCATCTCGGCTGGCGGTCCACGTTCTGGGCGATCACCGGCATCGGCGTGCTGGCGCTGGCCGGCCTCGCGCTGCTGGTGCCCGGTCGCGGTCCGGCCACCGCCGCCGCCCCCGGCGGCGGGCTGCGCGGCGAGCTGCGCGCATTCACCCGGGCGCAGGTCTGGTTCTCGCTGCTGGTCACCGTCCTCGGCTTCGGCGGCATGTTCGGCGCGTTCACCTACATCGCGTACACGCTGACCGAGGTGAGCGGCTTCGCCACCGGCACCGTCCCGTGGCTGCTGGTGCTCTTCGGGGCCGGACTCTTCGTCGGCAACCTGGCCGGCGGTCGGGCCGCCGACGTGTCGCTCTCCCGCACCCTGCGCACCGTGCTGGCGGTGCTGACCGTGGTGCTGGTCGGGTTCGCCCTCACCGCCACCAGCCCGGTGGCGACCGTCGCCGCGCTGGTGCTGATGGGCGCGTTCGGCTTCGCCACCGTGCCGCCGCTGCAGATGCGGATCATGAAGTACGCCCACCAGGCCCCGACGCTCGCCTCCGGGGCGAACATCGCCGCGTTCAACCTCGGCAACGCGCTCGGCGCCTGGCTCGGTGGCCTGACCATCAGCGCCGGGCTGGGCTACACCGCCCCGATCTGGGCCGGTGCCGGCCTCACCCTGCTGGGGCTGGTCGTGCTGCTGGTGGCCGAGCGGCACGCCCGCCGGACACCGGTGACCCCGGCGCCGGGCCGGGACCTGGTGGACGCCACCGCCTGA
- a CDS encoding FluC/FEX family fluoride channel, whose protein sequence is MGGGVTRPDEHRVDPDVDLRVPADRRELAAHPAAVLGTIAAGGALGALARAGVQTAFPHPPAGFGWATFGVNVTGCLLIGALMAVLTARPAGPLVRPFLGVGVLGGFTTFSTYVVDVRQAVAAGAPGTALAYLAATVLLALPAVVAGDAVAGRLLARAGREATR, encoded by the coding sequence GTGGGAGGCGGCGTGACCCGACCCGACGAGCACCGCGTCGACCCCGACGTCGACCTGCGCGTACCGGCCGACCGGCGGGAACTGGCCGCCCACCCGGCCGCCGTGCTCGGCACCATCGCGGCCGGCGGGGCGCTCGGCGCGCTGGCCCGGGCCGGTGTGCAGACCGCGTTCCCGCATCCGCCCGCCGGCTTCGGATGGGCCACCTTCGGCGTCAACGTGACCGGCTGCCTGCTGATCGGCGCGCTGATGGCGGTGCTCACCGCCCGCCCGGCCGGCCCCCTGGTCCGCCCCTTCCTCGGCGTCGGCGTACTGGGCGGGTTCACCACCTTCTCCACGTACGTGGTGGACGTCCGGCAGGCGGTGGCCGCCGGGGCGCCGGGCACCGCGCTGGCGTACCTGGCGGCGACCGTGCTCCTCGCGCTGCCGGCGGTGGTCGCCGGGGACGCGGTGGCCGGTCGGCTGCTGGCGCGCGCCGGCCGGGAGGCGACCCGGTGA
- a CDS encoding glycoside hydrolase family 38 N-terminal domain-containing protein has translation MTVHVVNHTHWDREWYRPMESFRARLAELVARVCDQLDAGELHRFHLDGQTVTALDALAVRPDLADRVRAHAAAGRLHVGPWHVLADNQLVSGENLIRNLLTARRVAADLGLGLADVGYCPDAFGHPADLPRVLRGFGLDTALVWRGAPPRRARFRWRAPDGSEVVAVNQGYYEPEVLWEAASAADRLATFRDKQTGRDADGPYLLLNGGDHLAPRPLPAGLADGAARESTLADYFAEIRDTVPADAVVTGELRHPGDWLTFVLAGTLSTRLYLKQANAATETLLESWAEPLTVRSGRGVESTGLLRHAWDLLLANAPHDSICGCSVDEVHRENEVRFARAQQVGEHLVERALLDLGLDTRPAGDPVTDAAALVVVNPHAAPVTGPVTVDLHTAPGHTVGGLVDAAGRPVPYDLLASEPVPLFCADLDILPDTKETVRHRIAFVADAPAGGWTGYTASVAPGDPAPPDAGRPGRTVTRGDWTLTVADDASFTLVDAATGRTLPGLGRLVDVGDAGDTYTYDPPRDDEAVSPVLRTATVHESAVASRIVVHADLDVPAGLTADRTARSAERVTLPLTVTATLWADVPELDWRVEFDNTADDHRLQAHFPTDAAAGSWTADTHFSLLDRPLKPALGPLPEQRGYEADAGVAPVRSLATLPGLAVLAPGLPEVQGIAGEPPSLAVTVLRAVGWLSRPDLRARTAGAGPQLATPEAQCRRRIRAAVGVRLTADEATVTAAAARRRAPLRAWQLRPGTTAPAATSGLRVDGAQVSAYKPAEDGAGAVLRLVNPTSVEVVATVAGVPGDLVECDLAERPVDGQVAADAIVLGPFATRSFRVGG, from the coding sequence ATGACCGTGCACGTCGTCAACCACACCCACTGGGACCGCGAGTGGTACCGGCCGATGGAGTCCTTCCGGGCCCGGCTGGCCGAGCTGGTGGCCCGGGTCTGCGACCAGCTCGACGCCGGTGAGCTGCACCGTTTCCACCTCGACGGGCAGACGGTCACCGCGCTGGACGCGCTCGCCGTCCGGCCCGACCTCGCCGATCGGGTCCGCGCCCACGCCGCCGCCGGCCGGCTGCACGTCGGCCCCTGGCACGTGCTCGCCGACAACCAGCTGGTCTCCGGCGAGAACCTGATCCGCAACCTGCTCACCGCCCGCCGGGTCGCCGCCGACCTCGGCCTCGGCCTGGCCGACGTCGGCTACTGCCCGGACGCCTTCGGCCACCCCGCCGACCTGCCCCGGGTGCTGCGCGGCTTCGGCCTGGACACCGCGCTGGTCTGGCGCGGCGCGCCGCCGCGGCGGGCCCGGTTCCGCTGGCGCGCGCCGGACGGCTCCGAGGTGGTGGCGGTCAACCAGGGCTACTACGAGCCCGAGGTGCTCTGGGAGGCGGCCTCGGCGGCGGACCGGCTGGCCACCTTCCGGGACAAGCAGACCGGGCGCGACGCCGACGGCCCGTACCTGCTGCTCAACGGCGGCGACCACCTCGCACCGCGACCGCTGCCCGCCGGCCTGGCCGACGGCGCGGCCCGGGAGAGCACCCTCGCGGACTACTTCGCCGAGATCCGCGACACGGTGCCGGCCGACGCGGTGGTCACCGGAGAGCTGCGCCACCCGGGCGACTGGCTCACCTTCGTGCTCGCCGGCACCCTCTCCACCCGGCTCTACCTCAAGCAGGCCAACGCGGCCACCGAGACCCTGCTGGAGTCCTGGGCCGAGCCGCTCACCGTCCGCTCCGGGCGCGGCGTCGAGTCGACCGGGCTGCTCCGGCACGCCTGGGACCTGCTGCTGGCCAACGCCCCGCACGACTCCATCTGTGGCTGCTCGGTCGACGAGGTGCACCGGGAGAACGAGGTCCGTTTCGCCCGGGCGCAGCAGGTCGGCGAGCACCTGGTCGAGCGGGCCCTGCTCGACCTCGGGCTGGACACCCGCCCGGCCGGCGACCCGGTCACCGACGCCGCCGCGCTGGTGGTGGTCAACCCGCACGCCGCCCCGGTCACCGGACCGGTCACCGTGGACCTGCACACCGCCCCCGGGCACACCGTCGGCGGCCTGGTCGACGCGGCCGGCCGGCCGGTCCCGTACGACCTGCTGGCCAGCGAGCCGGTCCCGCTGTTCTGCGCCGACCTGGACATCCTCCCCGACACGAAGGAGACGGTCCGGCACCGGATCGCGTTCGTCGCCGACGCCCCGGCCGGCGGCTGGACCGGCTACACCGCCTCGGTCGCCCCCGGTGACCCGGCCCCGCCGGACGCCGGGCGGCCCGGACGCACCGTGACCCGCGGCGACTGGACGCTGACCGTCGCCGACGACGCGTCGTTCACCCTGGTCGACGCGGCCACCGGGCGGACCCTGCCCGGGCTCGGCCGGCTGGTCGACGTCGGCGACGCCGGGGACACCTACACCTACGACCCGCCCCGGGACGACGAGGCGGTCAGCCCGGTGCTGCGCACCGCCACCGTGCACGAGTCGGCGGTCGCCTCCCGGATCGTGGTGCACGCCGACCTGGACGTGCCGGCCGGCCTGACCGCCGACCGCACCGCCCGCAGCGCCGAGCGGGTGACCCTGCCGCTGACCGTGACCGCGACCCTCTGGGCGGACGTGCCGGAGCTGGACTGGCGGGTGGAGTTCGACAACACCGCCGACGACCACCGGCTCCAGGCGCACTTCCCGACCGACGCCGCCGCCGGCAGCTGGACCGCCGACACCCACTTCAGCCTCCTGGACCGGCCGCTCAAGCCGGCCCTCGGCCCGCTGCCCGAGCAGCGCGGCTACGAGGCCGACGCCGGGGTCGCCCCGGTCCGCTCGCTGGCCACCCTGCCCGGGCTCGCCGTCCTCGCCCCGGGCCTGCCCGAGGTGCAGGGCATCGCCGGGGAGCCGCCGTCGCTGGCCGTCACGGTGCTGCGCGCGGTCGGCTGGCTGTCCCGGCCCGACCTGCGGGCCCGTACCGCCGGCGCCGGCCCGCAGCTGGCCACCCCGGAGGCGCAGTGCCGCCGCCGGATCAGGGCCGCCGTCGGCGTCCGGCTGACCGCCGACGAGGCGACGGTGACCGCTGCGGCGGCCCGCCGGCGGGCACCACTGCGGGCCTGGCAGCTGCGGCCGGGTACGACGGCCCCCGCCGCGACATCCGGACTGCGGGTGGACGGGGCGCAGGTGTCGGCGTACAAGCCCGCCGAGGACGGCGCGGGCGCGGTGCTGCGACTGGTGAACCCGACCTCGGTCGAGGTGGTCGCCACGGTCGCCGGGGTGCCCGGTGACCTGGTGGAGTGCGACCTCGCCGAGCGCCCGGTCGACGGCCAGGTGGCCGCCGACGCGATCGTCCTCGGGCCCTTCGCCACCCGCAGCTTCCGCGTCGGCGGCTGA
- a CDS encoding MarR family winged helix-turn-helix transcriptional regulator, whose protein sequence is MGIGDDAVEIRAQGWRTLAALHGLIETALERALQVEHGLSVVEYTVLDALSRQDGWHMRMRQLARAAALSGSATTRLVTRLEERGLLTRILCADDRRGIYTELTPAGSDLLGRARPTHDRVLAGALDQAERTPELAPLVDALHRLPAPDPTGGPG, encoded by the coding sequence ATGGGCATCGGCGACGACGCGGTCGAGATCCGCGCCCAGGGTTGGCGCACGCTCGCCGCGCTGCACGGGCTGATCGAGACCGCGCTGGAACGCGCGCTCCAGGTCGAGCACGGGCTCTCCGTGGTCGAGTACACGGTGCTCGACGCGCTCTCCCGCCAGGACGGCTGGCACATGCGGATGCGGCAACTGGCCCGCGCCGCCGCGCTCTCCGGCAGCGCCACCACCCGTCTGGTCACCCGCCTGGAGGAGCGGGGCCTGTTGACCCGCATCCTCTGCGCCGACGACCGGCGGGGCATCTACACCGAGCTGACCCCGGCCGGCTCCGATCTGCTCGGCCGGGCCCGCCCCACCCACGACCGGGTGCTCGCCGGGGCGCTCGACCAGGCCGAGCGGACCCCCGAGCTGGCCCCGCTGGTCGACGCCCTGCACCGGCTGCCCGCACCGGACCCGACCGGTGGGCCCGGCTGA
- a CDS encoding DUF4127 family protein, whose translation MMRIALIPLDDRPVCRSLPGLVAAVAGAQVQTPPADLLPAQRRPGDPDGLARWLAGSRADAAVVALETLGLGGLIASRLRDDPVTAVLDRWSALATGPAPVYAATVVQRTPDADDAGEEPDYWARYGRALHAYSAALHRALGGTQRPGTDVPAEIRRDFLRRRQRNHVLNQVALGLAADGVLDTLVVGADDTALAAVGTAEWQWLRDWTSWLELTDRVLAHPGADEIGAVLVARALTVAAGHAPRVAVACAEPDGLDRVARYEPVPVGVGIASQAAAAGATLTDLADADAVLVVHPPQPGAHDWATAPPADTAPAPAARTAALVRRLLADGRPVALADCALGNGADPRLVADLAADGSYARLAGFAGWNTAGNTVGSALATLVAYQVGRVAGTLDERAARRLLAHRLVDDHVWMSSARPRLRRELGTDPTRHDHIADADAPAVTARIGELLAARWRELGAVPGLAVAPGSVTLPWRRTYEIDFTLEETGDQR comes from the coding sequence ATGATGCGCATCGCCCTGATCCCGCTGGACGACCGGCCGGTCTGCCGGTCGCTGCCCGGCCTGGTCGCCGCCGTCGCCGGCGCGCAGGTGCAGACCCCGCCGGCCGACCTGCTGCCCGCCCAGCGCCGCCCCGGCGACCCGGACGGCCTCGCCCGCTGGCTGGCCGGCTCCCGCGCCGACGCCGCCGTGGTGGCGCTGGAGACCCTCGGCCTGGGCGGCCTGATCGCCTCCCGGCTGCGCGACGACCCGGTCACCGCCGTCCTCGACCGCTGGTCCGCGCTGGCCACTGGCCCCGCCCCGGTGTACGCGGCCACCGTCGTGCAGCGCACCCCGGACGCCGACGACGCCGGCGAGGAACCCGACTACTGGGCCCGGTACGGGCGGGCGCTGCACGCGTACTCGGCCGCGCTGCACCGCGCCCTCGGCGGGACGCAGCGGCCCGGCACCGACGTGCCGGCGGAGATCCGCCGCGACTTCCTGCGCCGCCGCCAGCGCAACCACGTGCTCAACCAGGTCGCGCTCGGCCTCGCCGCCGACGGGGTGCTGGACACCCTGGTGGTCGGCGCGGACGACACCGCCCTCGCCGCCGTCGGCACCGCCGAGTGGCAGTGGCTGCGCGACTGGACGTCCTGGCTGGAGCTGACCGACCGGGTGCTCGCCCACCCCGGCGCCGACGAGATCGGCGCGGTGCTGGTGGCCCGGGCGCTGACCGTCGCCGCCGGACACGCGCCCCGGGTCGCGGTGGCCTGCGCCGAGCCGGACGGGCTGGACCGGGTGGCCCGCTACGAGCCGGTCCCGGTCGGGGTGGGCATCGCCAGCCAGGCCGCCGCGGCCGGGGCCACCCTCACCGACCTCGCCGACGCCGACGCGGTGCTGGTGGTCCACCCGCCGCAGCCCGGCGCGCACGACTGGGCGACCGCGCCGCCGGCCGACACCGCCCCGGCCCCGGCCGCCCGCACCGCCGCCCTGGTGCGCCGGCTGCTCGCCGACGGGCGGCCGGTCGCGCTGGCCGACTGCGCGCTGGGCAACGGGGCCGACCCCCGGCTGGTCGCCGACCTCGCCGCCGACGGCAGCTACGCCCGGCTGGCCGGGTTCGCCGGCTGGAACACCGCCGGCAACACCGTCGGCAGCGCCCTGGCCACCCTGGTCGCGTACCAGGTGGGGCGGGTCGCCGGCACGCTGGACGAGCGGGCCGCGCGCCGGCTGCTGGCCCACCGGCTGGTCGACGACCACGTCTGGATGTCGTCCGCCCGGCCCCGGCTGCGCCGCGAGCTCGGCACCGACCCGACCCGGCACGACCACATCGCCGACGCCGACGCCCCGGCGGTCACCGCCCGCATCGGCGAGCTGCTCGCCGCCCGGTGGCGGGAGCTGGGCGCGGTGCCCGGCCTGGCCGTCGCCCCCGGCTCGGTGACGCTGCCCTGGCGACGCACGTACGAGATCGACTTCACCCTGGAGGAGACCGGTGACCAGCGCTGA
- the paaK gene encoding phenylacetate--CoA ligase PaaK translates to MQDRTPRPDELDPVERAGVDELRALQLHRLRWSLRHAYDNVPHYRSAFAAADVHPDDLRELSDLARFPFTGKAELRQNYPFGMFAVPREQVARVHASSGTTGRPTVVGYTKQDLDTWAKLMARSIRAAGGRRGDRVHVAYGYGLFTGGLGAHYGAEELGCTVIPVSGGMTERQAMLIRDFAPEVVMVTPSYMLAIVDELERQGVDPRATSLQVGIFGAEPWTEDMRREMEQRLDMHAVDIYGLSEVMGPGVAVECVETKDGLHLWEDHFYPEVIDPVTGAVLPDGEQGELVLTSLTKEAMPVVRYRTRDLTRLLPGTARAVRRIEKITGRTDDMMIVRGVNVFPTQIEELILRTPALSPHFQCVLDRQGRMDTLTVKVERRAGVAADEAERAGAALVQQVKNTIGVSVAVQVIEPDGVERSMGKMRRIVDQRREH, encoded by the coding sequence GTGCAGGACCGCACCCCTCGTCCGGACGAGCTGGACCCCGTCGAGCGGGCCGGTGTCGACGAGCTGCGGGCCCTGCAACTGCACCGGCTGCGCTGGTCGCTGCGGCACGCGTACGACAACGTGCCGCACTACCGCAGCGCCTTCGCGGCCGCCGACGTCCACCCCGACGACCTGCGCGAGCTGTCCGACCTGGCCCGGTTCCCGTTCACCGGCAAGGCCGAGCTGCGGCAGAACTACCCGTTCGGCATGTTCGCCGTGCCCCGCGAGCAGGTCGCCCGGGTGCACGCCTCCTCCGGCACCACCGGCCGCCCCACCGTCGTCGGCTACACGAAGCAGGACCTCGACACCTGGGCGAAGCTGATGGCCCGCTCGATCCGGGCGGCCGGCGGCCGGCGCGGCGACCGGGTGCACGTGGCGTACGGCTACGGGCTCTTCACCGGCGGCCTGGGCGCGCACTACGGCGCCGAGGAGCTGGGCTGCACCGTCATCCCGGTCTCCGGCGGCATGACCGAACGGCAGGCCATGCTGATCCGCGACTTCGCGCCGGAGGTCGTCATGGTGACCCCCAGCTACATGCTGGCCATCGTGGACGAGCTGGAACGCCAGGGCGTCGACCCGCGCGCCACCTCGTTGCAGGTGGGCATCTTCGGGGCCGAGCCGTGGACCGAGGACATGCGCCGGGAGATGGAGCAGCGGCTCGACATGCACGCGGTCGACATCTACGGCCTGTCCGAGGTGATGGGTCCCGGGGTGGCGGTCGAGTGCGTGGAGACCAAGGACGGCCTGCACCTCTGGGAGGACCACTTCTATCCCGAGGTGATCGACCCGGTGACCGGCGCGGTGCTGCCCGACGGCGAGCAGGGCGAGCTGGTGCTCACCTCGCTCACCAAGGAGGCCATGCCGGTGGTCCGCTACCGCACCCGGGACCTGACCCGGCTGCTGCCCGGCACGGCCCGCGCCGTACGGCGGATCGAGAAGATCACCGGACGGACCGACGACATGATGATCGTCCGTGGGGTGAACGTCTTCCCCACCCAGATCGAGGAGCTGATCCTGCGTACGCCGGCGCTCTCCCCGCACTTCCAGTGCGTGCTCGACCGGCAGGGGCGGATGGACACGCTCACGGTCAAGGTGGAGCGGCGGGCCGGGGTGGCCGCCGACGAGGCCGAGCGGGCCGGGGCGGCCCTGGTGCAGCAGGTCAAGAACACCATCGGAGTCAGCGTCGCGGTCCAGGTGATCGAACCCGACGGGGTGGAACGCTCGATGGGCAAGATGCGCCGGATCGTGGACCAGCGCCGGGAGCACTGA
- the paaI gene encoding hydroxyphenylacetyl-CoA thioesterase PaaI, translating to MAQRDGRTAAHDMFDADVASKGLGIELVSAGDGAAVARMRVTPTMLNGHAIGHGGYVFLLADTAFALACNSHGPATVAAGGEISFLRPVREGDLLEARATERVRHGRSGIYDVTVWRDDEVVAEFRGRSRTIARP from the coding sequence ATGGCGCAGCGCGACGGCCGGACCGCGGCCCACGACATGTTCGACGCCGACGTGGCCTCGAAGGGGCTGGGCATCGAGCTGGTCTCGGCCGGCGACGGCGCGGCGGTGGCCCGGATGCGGGTCACGCCCACCATGCTCAACGGGCACGCCATCGGCCACGGCGGCTACGTGTTCCTGCTCGCCGACACGGCGTTCGCGCTGGCCTGCAACAGCCACGGCCCGGCCACCGTCGCGGCCGGCGGCGAGATCAGCTTCCTGCGCCCGGTACGCGAGGGCGACCTGTTGGAGGCGCGCGCCACCGAGCGGGTCCGGCACGGCCGCAGCGGCATCTACGACGTCACGGTGTGGCGCGACGACGAGGTCGTCGCCGAGTTCCGCGGCCGCAGCCGCACCATCGCCCGCCCGTAG
- a CDS encoding FAD-dependent oxidoreductase gives MTSAEPTLTADVAVVGGGFGGVAAALAAARAGVRVVLVEEYSRVGGQVTTQALPALDEHPHVESFGCSASYRAFRDDLRAHYGGTANPGGGWVSRLCVEPAVAQRVLDGYLAEAGVTVLTGRAPVAARVENGRVHDVTFTDGTVLAATVFCDATERGDLAPLAGFATVTGSEGRDAYGEPDAVPGGPDPAAQQSFTWCALVELHPDADATAVGPAPAGYAALRHRLSFDIAGWDGGVHRYRMFTDGPDGRPPFWTYRRLRATAPELAVLNWASNDCAGYDPIGDPAGAQRAGRELTAAFVHWLRTEAPREDGGRGFPGLRLAPEAAGTPDGFAEAPYLRESRRIVVDRPVTGHDLAPLPGRARARHLPGSLGVTWYHVDLHERTGHPAPVYRETAPFTIPAASLVPSGAVNLLAAAKNLGATQVAAAAYRVHHGEWAVGEAAGALAARAARAGFPVHAVPDDPALLLAVQRDLVAAGVPLAWVADVPPGDPRFAAVQLGAAYGALEGERAADLAVDPDRPAGPADLAALRRVARALGADPFIPDPDRAFGAVLEEITR, from the coding sequence GTGACCAGCGCTGAGCCCACCCTGACCGCCGACGTCGCCGTGGTGGGCGGCGGGTTCGGCGGGGTGGCCGCCGCCCTCGCCGCCGCCCGGGCCGGCGTCCGGGTGGTGCTCGTCGAGGAGTACTCCCGGGTCGGCGGTCAGGTCACCACCCAGGCCCTGCCCGCCCTCGACGAGCACCCGCACGTGGAGAGCTTCGGCTGCTCCGCCAGCTACCGGGCGTTCCGCGACGACCTGCGCGCCCACTACGGAGGAACCGCCAACCCCGGCGGCGGCTGGGTGAGCCGGCTCTGCGTCGAGCCGGCCGTCGCCCAGCGGGTCCTCGACGGGTACCTGGCCGAGGCCGGGGTGACCGTGCTGACCGGCCGCGCGCCCGTCGCCGCCCGGGTCGAGAACGGCCGGGTCCACGATGTCACCTTCACCGACGGCACCGTGCTCGCGGCCACCGTCTTCTGCGACGCCACCGAGCGCGGCGACCTCGCCCCGCTGGCCGGCTTCGCCACCGTCACCGGCTCCGAGGGGCGCGACGCGTACGGCGAGCCGGACGCCGTCCCCGGCGGTCCCGACCCGGCCGCCCAGCAGTCGTTCACCTGGTGCGCCCTGGTCGAGCTGCACCCCGACGCCGACGCCACCGCCGTCGGCCCCGCCCCGGCCGGGTACGCCGCGCTGCGGCACCGCCTCTCGTTCGACATCGCCGGCTGGGACGGCGGGGTGCACCGGTACCGGATGTTCACCGACGGCCCCGACGGCCGGCCGCCGTTCTGGACCTACCGTCGGCTGCGCGCCACCGCGCCCGAGCTGGCCGTGCTGAACTGGGCGTCCAACGACTGCGCCGGGTACGACCCGATCGGCGACCCGGCCGGCGCCCAGCGGGCCGGCCGGGAACTGACCGCCGCGTTCGTGCACTGGCTGCGCACCGAGGCACCCCGCGAGGACGGCGGGCGGGGCTTCCCCGGCCTGCGGCTGGCCCCCGAGGCCGCCGGTACCCCGGACGGCTTCGCCGAGGCCCCGTACCTGCGCGAGTCCCGCCGGATCGTGGTCGACCGGCCGGTCACCGGGCACGACCTCGCGCCGCTGCCCGGCCGGGCCCGCGCCCGGCATCTGCCCGGCTCACTCGGCGTCACCTGGTACCACGTCGACCTGCACGAACGCACCGGCCACCCGGCGCCGGTCTACCGGGAGACCGCACCGTTCACCATCCCCGCCGCGAGCCTGGTACCCAGCGGCGCGGTCAACCTGCTGGCCGCCGCCAAGAACCTCGGCGCGACCCAGGTGGCCGCCGCCGCGTACCGGGTGCACCACGGGGAGTGGGCGGTCGGCGAGGCCGCCGGCGCGCTCGCCGCCCGGGCCGCGCGCGCTGGGTTCCCGGTGCACGCCGTGCCCGACGACCCGGCCCTCCTGCTCGCCGTGCAACGCGACCTGGTCGCCGCCGGAGTACCGCTGGCCTGGGTCGCGGACGTGCCCCCGGGCGACCCGCGCTTCGCCGCCGTCCAGCTCGGTGCCGCGTACGGGGCCCTGGAGGGGGAGCGCGCCGCCGACCTGGCCGTCGACCCCGACCGGCCGGCCGGACCGGCCGACCTGGCCGCCCTGCGCCGGGTCGCCCGGGCGCTCGGCGCCGACCCGTTCATTCCCGACCCCGACCGCGCCTTCGGCGCCGTACTGGAGGAGATCACCCGATGA
- a CDS encoding N-acetylmannosamine-6-phosphate 2-epimerase — MTVLDTIRGRLVVSCQADPGEPLDDPAHMVALARSALRGGAAAIRAQGLRDLRALRAALPGTPLIGLVKDGTCGVYITPTLAHAEAVAATGVEIVALDGTRRPRPDGLSLAETVARLRARHPDVLVMADLAEAADGYAAVAAGVDLVGTTLSGYTGGAVPQDPDLALIGALAEALPVPVVAEGRINTPEQAAAALRHGAHAVVVGTAITRPAVVTSRFAAALVTSPEMS; from the coding sequence ATGACCGTCCTCGACACGATCCGTGGCCGGCTCGTCGTCTCCTGTCAGGCCGACCCGGGGGAGCCCCTCGACGACCCGGCGCACATGGTGGCGCTGGCCCGCTCCGCGCTGCGCGGCGGCGCCGCCGCGATCCGCGCCCAGGGCCTGCGGGACCTTCGGGCCCTGCGCGCCGCGCTGCCCGGCACCCCGCTGATCGGCCTGGTGAAGGACGGCACGTGCGGGGTCTACATCACGCCGACCCTGGCGCACGCCGAGGCGGTCGCCGCGACCGGGGTGGAGATCGTCGCGCTCGACGGCACCCGGCGGCCCCGCCCGGACGGGCTCAGCCTCGCCGAGACGGTGGCCCGGCTGCGGGCCCGCCACCCCGACGTGCTGGTGATGGCCGACCTGGCCGAGGCCGCCGACGGGTACGCCGCGGTCGCCGCCGGCGTGGACCTGGTCGGCACCACCCTCTCCGGCTACACCGGCGGCGCGGTGCCGCAGGACCCCGACCTGGCGCTGATCGGCGCGCTCGCCGAGGCGCTGCCCGTGCCGGTCGTCGCCGAGGGCCGGATCAACACCCCCGAGCAGGCCGCGGCGGCGCTGCGCCACGGCGCGCACGCCGTGGTGGTCGGCACCGCGATCACCCGGCCCGCCGTGGTCACCTCCCGCTTCGCCGCCGCCCTCGTCACCAGCCCGGAGATGTCATGA
- the crcB gene encoding fluoride efflux transporter CrcB: MTVLLIVLGAAVGAPLRYLTDRAVQARHDSPFPWGTLTVNMAGSLLLGALVAVPASPALTALVGTGFCGALTTWSTLGYETVRLHREGARRYAVANAAVSVVAGLTAASLGYALAHAVTG; this comes from the coding sequence GTGACCGTCCTGCTGATCGTGCTCGGGGCCGCCGTCGGCGCGCCGCTGCGCTACCTGACCGACCGGGCCGTGCAGGCCCGGCACGACTCGCCCTTCCCCTGGGGCACCCTGACCGTCAACATGGCCGGGTCACTGCTGCTCGGGGCACTGGTCGCCGTGCCCGCCTCCCCGGCGCTGACGGCCCTGGTCGGCACCGGCTTCTGCGGCGCGCTGACCACCTGGTCCACGCTCGGCTACGAGACGGTGCGGCTGCACCGGGAGGGGGCCCGCCGGTACGCCGTGGCGAACGCGGCGGTCAGCGTGGTCGCCGGACTGACCGCCGCGTCCCTGGGATACGCGCTCGCCCACGCCGTCACCGGCTGA